The following is a genomic window from Synechococcus sp. JA-2-3B'a(2-13).
CACCCGAATTGCCCCTGACCCCTGCCGAAGAGCGGGTCTTTCGGGAAGTCATTCGCGGCTTCACCAACAAGCAAATCGGCGAGAAGCTGTTCATCAGCCCGCGCACCGTGCAAACTCACCTGACCAACATCCTCAGCAAGCTTTCTTTGGAAAATCGCTCGCAACTGGTGCGTTTTGCCTACGAACGGGGCTACACCGCCGAAGAGGAGCCGGGCCAGAAGGGATCCCTTTCAGGCCAGGTGTAGCCTCAAAACAGCACGTGGCGCTTTTCGCACCCGGCAGGGGATCCGCTCCTTGCCCAAGCGGACAAATGCCTCGTAGCGATGGCAGCCGGAGAACCCATAATACTCCCCTTCCACTTCCAAAACCTCAATGGGCTCCTGTAGGCCGACTGCTTCAATGGAAGCCATCAGCGCCTGCACCTTATCCGGATCCGTTTGCCGCGGCAAAGGGCGGCGAATTTGGGCAAGGGGAATCTCGCGAATCTGCGCCATGTTGAACTTTCTCCCTAAGCAAGCTACTTAATCATACTCGTTATGACTTTGCTCTATCAAGACTGGCAGAGGGTATGGATTCTCAGGCCAGAGCATGGCAGGATAACACCATTCCTCACTGCTCTCTCCCTCAGTAGCCAACCCAGCCATGTGGCAACTCCTCAAAGCCTTATGGGGAAAGATCGCCGGCCAAGCCCCCCCTGCACCCCCCGCTGCCGCGCCACGCAAGGCCCCACGACCGCCCCTTGGCAAGAGGCCGGTTCAGCAGCCCTCTCTTCAGAAGGCCGCTGCTGCGAAGGCTACCCGCAGAGAAGAAGCCCCTGAGCCCACCCCAGAACATCCCGCCCCAAAAGTTGCAGTAGCCCAACGGGGTGAGGAACCTGTGGTGTGGATCCCTGCTCAGGAAAAATCCCCAGACTCCCAGGCAGTAGAATCCCCCATCGGCCCAGCTCAACCCACCTCTACGGCCAAAAGCATCAGCAGCTTCTGGGCCATGACCGACACTGGATCCCGGATTTCCTGCATTGCTGCCACCACCGACAGTGGCCGTGCGGTCAGCTCCATTGCGACTGCTAGGCTCCGCCAACCGGAATAGCGACCGGGATCCCTCTGGCTCCAGAAAAAACTTCAGGGCAAGTCAGGAATAGCTCCTATCCATTCCTACCCACCACTGCAGGGATCCCCAGGGGGCATTGGGCCGATAATAGACAGGTAGCGTTGGGGGCTGCCAAGCATGCTGGAGATGATCTTTAACGGGGCTAACTGGTTTGCTCTGCCCTTTTGGGCCTTGATGATTCTGCTGCCGGGTTGGAAGGTAACCCGCAAAGTGATGGAATCGCTTTTGCCCATCGCTCTTTTGGCGGCGGTTTATTTGTATCTTTTGGTCACCGGGTTTAATGCCGATGTTCTCAAGGAATTTTCCAACCCTCAACTGTCTCTGACCAGCTTAACTGGCCTATTCAGTCAACCCTCTGTTATGGCGACGGGATGGGTCCACTACATCGTCATGGATTTGTTTGTGGGCCGCTGGATCTTCTTGGAAGGGTGGGATAAGCGAGTATGGACAACCCATTCCCTGATTTTGTGCTTGTTTGCTGGGCCTGTGGGTCTGCTCTCCCATTTGCTTACGGTGGCGATTGTACAAGCAACTCGCCAGAACCGGCCCAGTGTTGCTCAACCTGAAAAAGGCTCAGAAGTGCCGCAAGAATCCATCTAGCCCCTGCTTGGCTTTATAGCTCTTTCCGATGCACAGGGTGCAAAATGAGCAGCGTGGGATCATCCTCGACCTCAACGTTGCTGCCACGCAGCTCCCCAGCGCTACGTACTCGCCAGCACACAGGGTGGTTCCCGAGTGCCTTTAGGTGCCGTTGTAAACAACAACCACAAAACCCACTGAGGTCGGATCCAACCGTCAGGCTGTCGGGTTTAGGGCCTACAGCCCGTTTACGCGAACAATGCGCCCTG
Proteins encoded in this region:
- a CDS encoding sulfiredoxin translates to MAQIREIPLAQIRRPLPRQTDPDKVQALMASIEAVGLQEPIEVLEVEGEYYGFSGCHRYEAFVRLGKERIPCRVRKAPRAVLRLHLA
- a CDS encoding ABA4-like family protein produces the protein MLEMIFNGANWFALPFWALMILLPGWKVTRKVMESLLPIALLAAVYLYLLVTGFNADVLKEFSNPQLSLTSLTGLFSQPSVMATGWVHYIVMDLFVGRWIFLEGWDKRVWTTHSLILCLFAGPVGLLSHLLTVAIVQATRQNRPSVAQPEKGSEVPQESI